A single region of the Granulicella aggregans genome encodes:
- a CDS encoding alkaline phosphatase family protein, which translates to MPLRLSRLIVTTFVTFSIAAVAQKPAANKKPLVILISIDGMKPEAVLDATAHGLKLPNLTQMMHDGVYAQGVTGVLPTLTYPSHTTIMTGVSPAKHGIYSNTTFDPLNKNEQGWYWYAEDVKVPTLWDAAHAAGLKTANVYWPVSVGAHIDYNLAQIWRVNTPDDLKLQRAVSTPGLIAELETKLGVPGAPDVAAMDAAPGHYPNGEEETVAEDETRAKYAVELLALKHPDFMTVYFTGLDTEQHKSGPFSPSANAILERIDALVGQVRAAAEKEKPGHAFVSVISDHGFASVQHDVNLYGTFLANGLFTLDAQHKIASWKAMLWPMGGSAAVILADPNDATTKAQVDSILANLAADPANGIAMILTHDEVVADRGLPNAQSMIAFTVGYELGYQFVPPLVTRGTSGGMHGYPPTYPEMKSSFFLVGPSIPHGRSVNQIDMRNIAPTLARILGTTLPNAELPGLDLK; encoded by the coding sequence ATGCCTTTGAGACTCTCCCGCCTTATTGTAACCACTTTTGTCACATTCTCTATCGCAGCGGTCGCGCAGAAGCCCGCCGCGAACAAGAAGCCGCTCGTCATCCTGATCTCGATCGATGGCATGAAGCCGGAGGCGGTGCTCGACGCAACCGCGCACGGGCTGAAGCTGCCTAACCTGACGCAGATGATGCACGACGGTGTCTACGCGCAAGGCGTGACCGGGGTTCTGCCTACACTCACCTACCCTAGCCACACGACCATCATGACGGGCGTCTCGCCGGCGAAGCACGGCATCTACTCGAACACAACCTTCGATCCGTTGAACAAGAACGAGCAGGGATGGTACTGGTACGCGGAAGACGTCAAGGTACCCACGCTTTGGGACGCGGCTCATGCAGCGGGGCTGAAGACCGCGAACGTCTACTGGCCGGTCAGCGTGGGGGCGCACATCGACTACAACCTCGCGCAGATCTGGCGGGTGAACACTCCGGACGACCTGAAGCTGCAACGGGCTGTCTCCACGCCAGGGCTAATTGCGGAGCTTGAAACGAAGCTCGGCGTGCCCGGTGCGCCCGATGTTGCGGCGATGGATGCTGCCCCCGGCCACTACCCCAACGGCGAGGAAGAGACGGTCGCCGAAGACGAGACGCGCGCGAAGTATGCGGTCGAACTTCTTGCGCTGAAACATCCTGATTTCATGACGGTCTACTTCACGGGACTCGACACGGAACAGCACAAGAGTGGCCCGTTCAGCCCGTCGGCGAATGCGATACTCGAGCGCATCGATGCCCTAGTCGGGCAAGTTCGCGCGGCTGCCGAGAAGGAGAAGCCCGGCCACGCGTTTGTCTCCGTCATCTCGGACCACGGGTTTGCCAGTGTTCAGCATGACGTAAATCTCTACGGCACGTTCCTCGCCAACGGGCTCTTTACACTCGATGCGCAGCACAAGATCGCGAGTTGGAAGGCGATGCTGTGGCCTATGGGCGGATCGGCAGCTGTCATCCTCGCCGACCCCAACGATGCCACCACGAAGGCGCAGGTCGATTCCATACTGGCCAATCTTGCCGCTGATCCGGCCAATGGCATCGCCATGATTCTCACTCATGACGAGGTCGTCGCGGATAGAGGCTTACCGAATGCCCAATCGATGATCGCCTTCACCGTGGGTTACGAGCTTGGCTATCAGTTCGTCCCGCCGCTCGTAACTCGGGGGACCAGTGGCGGCATGCACGGATATCCGCCGACCTACCCGGAGATGAAGTCGTCGTTCTTCCTGGTCGGACCTTCAATTCCGCATGGCAGATCGGTCAATCAGATTGACATGCGAAACATCGCTCCGACTCTCGCCCGCATCCTCGGGACAACTTTGCCGAACGCGGAACTCCCCGGGCTCGACTTGAAGTAG
- a CDS encoding phosphonate degradation HD-domain oxygenase, translated as MAADVQLLLDLLETRGNESYFGERVSVLEHSLQAAHFAEKAKAPCAEVAAALLHDIGHLLHHENEDVADRGLDTKHEEIGCEYLRQWFDDSVIEPIRLHVAAKRYLCAIDAAYLAQLSESSVKSLAIQGGPMSELETEAFLTSPFAKAAIRLRRWDDEAKVEDLPTLPLKHYLHHLKTAMPTE; from the coding sequence ATGGCAGCAGACGTTCAACTCCTCCTCGATCTTCTCGAGACGCGCGGTAATGAGTCTTACTTCGGCGAACGCGTCTCTGTGCTCGAACACAGTTTGCAGGCGGCGCACTTTGCCGAGAAGGCCAAGGCGCCGTGCGCTGAAGTGGCCGCTGCGCTGCTTCACGACATCGGCCACTTGCTGCACCATGAGAATGAAGACGTTGCGGATCGCGGCCTTGATACGAAGCACGAAGAGATTGGTTGTGAGTATCTTCGGCAGTGGTTTGATGACAGCGTGATCGAGCCTATCCGGCTGCATGTCGCGGCGAAACGTTATCTGTGTGCCATCGATGCAGCGTACCTCGCACAGCTCTCGGAGTCGTCCGTGAAGTCGCTCGCGATTCAGGGTGGCCCGATGTCGGAGCTAGAGACCGAAGCCTTCCTCACATCGCCCTTTGCAAAGGCGGCCATCCGGCTCAGGCGATGGGACGACGAAGCCAAGGTCGAAGATCTTCCTACACTCCCGCTGAAGCACTATCTGCATCACCTCAAGACAGCCATGCCGACGGAATGA
- a CDS encoding MFS transporter, translating to MSIAATPTTMPPIKRATTGITRWHIATVALLGLGYTGYYFCRSDYSVALPLILAEQVGRGVPASIAQIRLGSIASLGVLAYAVGKFPSGGLADLFGGKRNFLGGMAGSILFTVLFMLGGGFPLFTLAWIGNRFVQSLGWAGLVKVTSRWFSFSSYGTVMAILSLSYLFGDAASRELMSILLAHSMGWRGLFLVGAGLLAILFVANLIFLRESPEGLGLASAEENPLNVYAEETNISHESEPKGMLAILRPLLSSASFWLVCILSLCTTLLRETFNLWTPTYFTQVVGLSNSAAASSSALFPLAGGVAVLLAGILSDKLGPLGRGRILYIGLLLTAAALGCLAQVKAHGPVFIPVALVALVAFLLIGPYSYLAGAMSLDFGGKQGCATASGMIDGVGYLAGVLSGNSMAHIAVSFGWQTMWVVLAAVAALSSAVAAVSVWEQRKRAHALQLATA from the coding sequence GGCTACACGGGGTACTACTTCTGCAGGTCGGATTACTCGGTCGCTCTTCCGCTGATCCTCGCCGAGCAGGTCGGTCGCGGAGTTCCTGCTTCCATCGCACAGATTCGCCTAGGGTCTATCGCATCGCTGGGTGTGCTCGCTTACGCCGTGGGCAAGTTTCCTTCGGGCGGACTCGCGGACCTCTTCGGAGGCAAGCGCAACTTCCTTGGCGGCATGGCGGGATCGATCCTCTTCACAGTGCTCTTCATGCTCGGCGGAGGCTTCCCGCTGTTCACGCTTGCGTGGATCGGAAACCGCTTCGTGCAGTCGCTGGGATGGGCAGGACTAGTGAAGGTGACCTCGCGGTGGTTCTCGTTCTCCAGCTACGGAACGGTGATGGCGATCCTGAGCCTCAGCTATCTCTTCGGCGACGCCGCTTCTCGCGAGTTGATGTCCATTCTGCTCGCCCACAGCATGGGATGGCGCGGCCTCTTCCTGGTTGGCGCGGGGCTGCTCGCGATCCTCTTCGTGGCCAACTTGATCTTTCTTCGCGAATCGCCTGAAGGCCTGGGGCTAGCAAGCGCCGAAGAGAATCCACTGAATGTCTATGCAGAGGAGACGAACATCTCACATGAGTCCGAGCCGAAAGGCATGCTCGCCATCCTGCGGCCCCTGCTCTCTTCCGCCAGCTTCTGGCTCGTCTGCATCCTTTCCCTCTGTACGACACTGCTTCGCGAGACCTTCAACCTGTGGACACCGACCTACTTCACGCAGGTGGTCGGTCTTTCGAACTCCGCCGCAGCCAGTAGCAGTGCACTCTTCCCTCTCGCCGGAGGCGTCGCTGTACTGCTAGCAGGCATCCTGAGCGACAAGCTCGGCCCGCTTGGCCGTGGACGAATTCTGTACATCGGTCTGCTGCTCACGGCGGCTGCGCTTGGATGCCTGGCACAGGTGAAGGCGCATGGGCCAGTCTTCATTCCCGTCGCCCTGGTCGCTCTGGTCGCGTTCCTGCTGATTGGGCCGTACTCGTATCTAGCGGGGGCGATGTCGCTGGACTTCGGCGGCAAGCAGGGCTGTGCGACCGCCTCCGGCATGATCGACGGGGTGGGCTATCTCGCTGGAGTGCTCTCCGGCAATAGCATGGCGCACATCGCGGTCAGCTTTGGCTGGCAGACGATGTGGGTCGTACTCGCCGCGGTCGCCGCGCTCTCGAGCGCCGTGGCCGCCGTCTCCGTGTGGGAGCAGCGCAAGCGCGCCCACGCTCTTCAACTGGCAACCGCATGA